A genomic segment from Lemur catta isolate mLemCat1 chromosome 9, mLemCat1.pri, whole genome shotgun sequence encodes:
- the TM2D3 gene encoding TM2 domain-containing protein 3 gives MAAVESRLWGLHYLYRVLFFFWQFCILLGDESTEIPPYVMKCPSNGLCTRLPADCVECATNFSCVYGKPVTFDCTVKPSVTCVDQDFKSQRNFIINMTCRFCWQLPETDYECSNSTSCMTVSCPRQRYPANCTVRDHIHCLGNRTFPKMLYCNWTGGYKWSTALALSITLGGFGADRFYLGQWREGLGKLFSFGGLGIWTLIDVLLIGVGYVGPADGSLYI, from the exons ATGGCGGCTGTAGAGAGCCGACTGTGGGGCCTCCACTATCTCTACCGCGTGCTGTTCTTCTTCTGGCAGTTCTGCATTCTGCTGGGCGATG AAAGTACCGAAATCCCACCTTATGTGATGAAGTGTCCAAGCAATGGTTTGTGTACCAGACTTCCTGCGGACTGTGTAGAGTGTGCAACAAATTTCTCCTGTGTCTATGGGAAGCCTGTCACTTTTGACTGTACAGTGAAACCATCTGTTACCTGTGTT GATCAAGACTTCAAATCCCAAAGGAACTTCATCATTAACATGACTTGCAGATTTTGCTGGCAGCTTCCCGAAACAGATTATGAGTGTTCCAATTCCACCAGTTGCATGACAGTGTCCTGTCCTCGGCAGCGTTACCCTGCCAACTGCACAGTGCGGGACCACATCCATTGCTTGG GTAACCGTACTTTCCCCAAAATGCTATATTGCAATTGGACTGGAGGCTATAAGTGGTCTACTGCTCTGGCTCTAAG CATCACCCTCGGTGGGTTTGGAGCAGACCGTTTCTACCTGGGCCAGTGGCGAGAAGGTCTCGGCAAGCTCTTCAGTTTTGGTGGCCTGGGAATATGGACACTAATAGATGTCCTGCTAATTGGAGTTGGCTACGTTGGACCAGCAGATGGCTCTCTGTACATTTAG